A window from Drosophila kikkawai strain 14028-0561.14 chromosome 2L, DkikHiC1v2, whole genome shotgun sequence encodes these proteins:
- the LOC108076876 gene encoding snaclec GPIB-binding protein subunit beta-like, whose translation MALTIKKLIFLSALLTFSLAFGQVKTVCPAGFSFIGEKCYFVSYEKANWFNADRKCHNLKSSLVIFDDDKDRQLLTATLKVLGLPFTNSWQDSIWTGLTSLGMDCNFVRSRNGKAVPYTPWSPNQPNPIARKDCVAYANYNGFGYHNIECEPYEFPFACEAKTLVTEKYLCLRKEEFLEVDINIL comes from the exons ATGGCCTTAACCATCAAGAAGTTGATTTTCCTCTCAGCTCTCCTAACATTTTCCCTGGCTTTTGGCCAAGTAAAAACCGTCTGTCCTGCGGGCTTTAGTTTTATAGGGGAAAAGTGTTATTTTGTGTCCTACGAAAAG GCCAACTGGTTTAATGCCGATCGCAAGTGCCACAACTTGAAATCCTCGCTGGTGATTTTCGACGACGACAAAGACAGGCAGCTGCTGACAGCCACCCTCAAGGTCTTGGGCCTGCCCTTCACCAACAGCTGGCAGGACTCCATTTGGACGGGCCTCACATCCCTGGGTATGGACTGCAATTTCGTTCGTAGTCGTAATGGCAAAGCCGTTCCGTATACGCCCTGGAGTCCCAATCAACCGAACCCGATCGCCCGAAAGGATTGCGTGGCCTATGCTAATTACAACGGCTTTGGCTACCACAATATCGAGTGCGAACCGTACGAGTTTCCCTTTGCCTGTGAAGCCAAAACACTGGTCACCGAAAAGTATTTGTGTTTGCGGAAGGAAGAGTTCCTAGAGGTTGACATAAATATCCTCTGA
- the Lip2 gene encoding lipase 1 produces MNELGWITAVQVVLIVCATPPESRFKWSTLDWLDAQNVSHEVHNVTTADGYQLQLQRLPRPGAQSVLLVHGLLGSSLGWVCLGPERSLAFQLHQRGYDVWLANLRGVAPYGRQHSDLTDVMPAFWRFSFHEQGAYDLPAIIDHMTAVTGAEQQPGEAGPDPDPEREPRQVLLIGHSQAFNAFLVLCSVHPRFNQRIRLMQALAPLARLRRKVRFDSNQVRHLMKFVKKRQKSNQLEIFPPGYLPKICQSKRDICEYYTKQLAGSAQSNKKLLEAFNYEHLLQGGSAREIRHLQQIWKSGDFISYDFGPVENLQIYRGVEAINYNISQITVPIILYFGETDAMATPEGVHGIYARMLKSVKGVRRINSPKFNHLDFLISGDVKTLVNDKLIEQMEQFLAGRLAYVIE; encoded by the exons ATGAATGAGTTAGGCTGGATCACCGCCGTCCAAGTCGTGCTCATCGTGTGTGCCACTCCGCCGGAGTCGCGTTTCAAATGGTCCACG CTGGATTGGCTGGATGCCCAGAACGTGAGCCATGAGGTGCATAATGTAACCACTGCGGATGGCTATCAGTTGCAGTTACAGCGGCTTCCGCGCCCGGGAGCTCAATCCGTGCTCCTGGTCCATGGACTTCTGGGCTCCTCGCTGGGATGGGTTTGCCTGGGGCCAGAGCGAAGTTTGG CCTTCCAGCTGCACCAACGCGGCTACGATGTGTGGCTGGCCAATTTGCGCGGCGTGGCGCCATACGGAAGGCAGCACAGCGACTTGACCGACGTGATGCCGGCATTCTGGCGTTTCAGCTTTCACGAGCAGGGCGCCTACGATTTGCCGGCCATAATTGACCACATGACGGCGGTCACAGGCGCCGAACAACAGCCAGGAGAAGCAGGCCCAGAT CCAGATCCAGAGCGGGAGCCGCGACAAGTCCTGCTAATTGGGCACTCGCAG GCCTTCAATGCCTTCCTGGTGCTCTGCTCGGTCCATCCGAGGTTCAACCAACGCATCCGGCTGATGCAGGCCCTGGCGCCACTGGCACGACTGCGTCGCAAGGTGCGTTTTGATTCCAACCAGGTGCGGCATCTCATGAAATTTGTCAAG aaacGTCAAAAGAGCAACCAACTGGAGATCTTTCCGCCGGGTTATCTACCCAAAATATGCCAAAGTAAGCGGGATATCTGCGAATATTACACAAAGCAACTGGCAGGCAGTGCCCAGAGCAATAAAAAG TTGCTCGAAGCCTTTAACTATGAACACCTCCTGCAAGGCGGTTCCGCCCGGGAGATACGTCACCTTCAACAGATCTGGAAGTCGGGTGACTTCATTTCCTATGACTTTGGACCCGTTGAGAACCTGCAGATATATCGCGGCGTCGAGGCCATAAATTACAACATTAGCCAAATCACTGTGCCAATCATATTGTATTTTGGGGAAACCGATGCCATGGCCACTCCCGAAGGAGTCCATGGTATTTATGCCCGGATGCtcaaatcggtgaagggtgTAAGGCGCATTAACTCCCCGAAATTCAACCATTTGGATTTCCTCATCTCCGGCGATGTCAAGACCCTGGTCAACGACAAATTAATCGAGCAAATGGAACAATTTCTGGCGGGCCGATTGGCCTACGTAATTGAATGA
- the LOC108076893 gene encoding aminomethyltransferase, mitochondrial, with translation MFRLSNRFPAFLGGLRHASSAGEGQRTALYDFHVQKGGKLVNFGGYALPVQYSDQSIIASHLYTRQVGSIFDVSHMLQTRVFGKDAAACLESVCTADILGTPNGSGTLTVFTNPEGGILDDLIVNKVSEKELYVVSNAAMKQQDMGIMSAAVDNFKAQGKDVTIEFLTPTDQSLVAAQGPQVATNLSKLLPKNASLEQLYFMTSFVTTLAGIPNVRITRCGYTGEDGVEISVESSQVRKLTESLLESGNLKLAGLGARDSLRLEAGLCLYGSDIDAKTTPVEAALAWLVAKRRRAAQDFQGAQVILSQLKEGVSRRRLGLKMLGAKPPPARAGVAIFSQGQQVGQVTSGCPSPSAGYNIAMGYVSEQLKAPGTKVELKVRDKLYEAEIVKMPFVKANYYNKPKK, from the exons ATGTTCAGACTAAGTAATCGATTTCCCGCCTTTCTTGGCGGCCTACGCCACGCCTCCTCAGCCGGCGAGGGTCAGCGCACCGCTCTCTACGATTTCCACGTGCAGAAAGGAGGAAAACTCGTAAACTTTGGTGGCTATGCTCTGCCCGTTCAGTACTCCGACCAGAGCATCATCGCCTCGCACTTGTATACCCGTCAGGTGGGCTCCATCTTCGATGTGTCGCACATGCTGCAGACGCGAGTTTTCGGCAAGGATGCAGCCGCCTGCCTGGAGTCTGTCTGCACGGCAGACATCCTGGGCACTCCCAATGGCAGCGGCACCCTCACCGTTTTCACCAATCCAGAGGGCGGCATTCTGGACGATCTCATCGTGAACAAAGTCAGCGAAAAGGAGCTCTATGTGGTCTCCAATGCGGCGATGAAGCAACAGGATATGGGAATCATGAGCGCTGCTGTG gACAACTTTAAAGCCCAGGGCAAGGATGTAACCATCGAGTTTCTAACTCCCACCGATCAATCGCTAGTGGCGGCTCAGGGGCCCCAAGTAGCAACCAACCTGTCAAAACTTCTACCAAAGAATGCCTCCCTGGAGCAACTCTACTTCATGACCTCCTTTGTCACCACCTTGGCTGGTATTCCCAATGTCAGGATTACAAGGTGCGGCTACACCGGAGAGGATGGCGTCGAGATCTCCGTGGAATCCAGCCAGGTTCGCAAGCTCACAGAATCTCTACTAGAGAGTGGAAACCTGAAGCTAGCTGGTTTGGGCGCCAGAGATTCCCTGAGACTGGAGGCGGGTCTCTGTCTTTACGGCAGCGATATCGATGCCAAGACCACGCCTGTGGAGGCAGCTCTCGCCTGGTTAGTGGCTAAGCGTCGCCGTGCTGCCCAAGATTTCCAAGGAGCTCAGGTGATTCTTAGTCAGCTGAAGGAGGGAGTGAGCCGAAGACGTTTGGGACTAAAAATGTTGGGAGCCAAACCGCCACCAGCTCGCGCAGGAGTGGCCATCTTTAGCCAGGGTCAGCAGGTGGGTCAGGTGACCAGTGGCTGCCCCAGTCCCAGTGCAGGATACAACATAGCCATGGGCTACGTGAGTGAGCAGCTAAAGGCGCCCGGCACCAAAGTGGAGCTCAAGGTGCGAGACAAGCTCTACGAGGCCGAGATTGTAAAAATGCCATTTGTAAAAGCCAATTACTACAATAAgccaaagaaataa
- the Lip1 gene encoding lipase 1 produces the protein MRQNLRMRLVLLLGLCVLICRTQGQLIGGEEDEEDEEEEEEEESVEDETLEERLQRKNIKQDSTLSVDKLIAKYGYEAEVHHVTTEDGYILTLHRIRKQGAQPFLLQHGLVDSSAGFVVMGPNVSLAYLLADHDYDVWLGNARGNRYSRNHTTLDPDESKFWDFSWHEIGMYDLPAMIDHVLKVTGFPKLHYGGHSQGCTSFFVMCSMRPAYNEKVLSMQAMAPAVYAKETEDHPYIRAISLYFNSLVGSSIREMFNGEFRFLCRMTEETERLCIEAVFGIVGRNWNEFNRKMFPVILGHYPAGVAAKQVKHFIQIIKSGRFAPYSYSSNKNMQLYREHLPPRYNLSQVTVPTFVYYSTNDLLCHPHDVEAMCDDLGNVTGKYLVPQKEFNHMDFLWATDVRKMLYRRMLQVLGKLPEDAPEESTRSKRWFRIR, from the exons ATGCGCCAAAATCTGAGGATGCGGCTGGTCCTGCTGCTGGGCCTGTGTGTGCTCATCTGCAGGACACAGGGGCAGTTGATAGGCGGCGaagaggacgaggaggacgaggaggaggaagaggaggaggagagcgTGGAGGATGAGACGCTGGAGGAGCGGCTGCAACGCAAGAACATTAAGCAGGACTCCACACTCAGCGTG GACAAATTAATCGCCAAGTATGGCTACGAGGCGGAGGTGCATCATGTGACCACCGAGGATGGTTACATACTGACCCTGCATCGCATACGCAAGCAGGGCGCGCAGCCCTTCCTACTGCAGCACGGACTCGTGGACAGCTCGGCGGGATTTGTGGTAATGGGTCCCAACGTGAGCCTGG CCTACTTGCTGGCCGACCACGACTACGACGTGTGGCTGGGCAATGCGCGGGGGAATCGCTACTCGAGGAACCACACTACCCTGGACCCGGACGAGTCCAAGTTCTGGGACTTTAGCTGGCACGAGATCGGCATGTACGACCTGCCTGCTATGATTGACCATGTGCTAAAGGTCACTGGGTTTCCGAAACTGCACTACGGTGGACATTCGCAGGGCTGCACCTCCTTCTTTGTGATGTGCTCCATGCGGCCAGCTTATAATGAGAAGGTTCTGTCTATGCAGGCAATGGCACCTGCTGTGTATGCCAAGGAGACCGAGGATCATCCCTATATTCGGGCAATCAGTCTTTACTTTAAT aGCCTCGTGGGCAGCTCCATTCGAGAGATGTTCAATGGCGAGTTCCGGTTCCTGTGCCGCATGACCGAGGAAACGGAGCGACTGTGCATCGAGGCGGTCTTTGGCATCGTGGGTCGCAACTGGAATGAGTTTAACAGG AAAATGTTCCCTGTGATTCTGGGACACTACCCCGCCGGAGTGGCTGCCAAGCAGGTGAAGCACTTTATCCAGATCATCAAGAGCGGTCGCTTTGCCCCATACAGCTACAGTTCCAACAAGAATATGCAACTGTACAGGGAACACCTGCCTCCGCGCTACAACCTCAGCCAGGTGACAGTGCCCACTTTCGTTTACTATTCCACCAATGACCTGCTGTGTCATCCCCACGACGTCGAAGCCATGTGCGATGACCTGGGCAACGTGACGGGCAAGTATCTGGTGCCCCAGAAGGAGTTTAACCACATGGACTTCCTCTGGGCCACGGATGTGCGAAAGATGCTATACCGCCGGATGCTGCAAGTGCTGGGAAAACTACCCGAGGATGCACCAGAGGAATCCACTCGGTCTAAGAGATGGTTTCGTATCAGATAG
- the LOC108076879 gene encoding uncharacterized protein, whose protein sequence is MKFLALCAILLLALVAVQATPGGFGFGGHGHGGRGHGGQGYNRGPGVYGPGGGGATANAQASASAIAQGAGGGAYGPGAYGPGAYGPAAYGPGGGGFGRGGGGGNSYANANANAVASSQAGK, encoded by the coding sequence ATGAAGTTCTTAGCACTGTGCGCTATCCTGCTCCTTGCCCTGGTGGCTGTCCAGGCGACTCCTGGCGGATTCGGTTTTggtggacatggacatggtgGACGTGGACATGGCGGCCAAGGCTATAATCGAGGTCCCGGTGTCTATGGACCTGGTGGTGGAGGTGCCACTGCCAATGCCCAGGCTAGTGCCAGTGCCATCGCTCAAGGTGCCGGTGGTGGTGCCTACGGACCTGGTGCATACGGACCTGGTGCATACGGACCTGCTGCATACGGacctggtggtggtggcttcggacgtggtggtggtggtggtaatAGCTAcgccaatgccaatgccaatgcaGTTGCTTCATCCCAAGCTGGTAAATAA
- the LOC108076878 gene encoding uncharacterized protein: MRLFLVLSVCVAVSSAGGYGGGGYGGGSGGQASASSSASASAGAIGGGIGGGKHGGGHGGGGGGDFGGGFGGDGGGLSGGSIGGPFEGGAHSGGGGHSGGGGLIGGGGGDFLGGGGGHSGGNGIGGGHAGGGGIGGGHSGGGGIGGGHSGGGGIGGGGPGFGGIGSGGSSASSSAGVIGGGGGGHGGGKPGGGYGGGGGGGGFGPGGGIGGGHSKGGGHSGGHSGGGGIGGGPGFGGHSGGGIGGGPGFGPGFGGGHIGGGGGGSGIGGGGGHLGGGFSGGHGHKHGGHGGGGYGGGHGGGGGGYGGGPGGGGGGGGGYGGGGAHSSASASASSSAGAGGGGGYHGQVRRESVSSSSDNSVIAHRIQIDIDMKTLIVLALLVAAASALPQFFGPGGPGGFRGPGGFGGPGGFGGPGGFGGFGPYGGGGYGGNPYGGGYGGNPYGGYGGNPYGGFGGNPYGGFGGGRHRHHGGGGRGGGIVAPVGVASSSASSSASSSAGGGGASSSASSSASSAAGVKAAGCRCRNQVFGPLSRRQQPNMKLFIALSVLAAVASALPQFGGGNANANANANANAQGFGGGRQGFGGGPGFGGGPGFGGRPGGGFGGPGFGGPGFGGGPGFGGGPGFGPGFNRGGGGGFGGRPGGGFGGGGFGGRPGGGFGGGGGGGGSASASASSSASAAGGGGRGGGGSASASSSSSASASGGGGGFRG, translated from the exons ATGCGTTTGTTCTTAGTGCTGAGTGTTTGTGTGGCAGTGTCCTCTGCCGGCGGCTACGGAGGCGGCGGCTATGGAGGCGGTAGTGGTGGCCAAGCATCAGCCTCGTCCTCGGCGTCAGCTAGTGCCGGAGCTATAGGCGGTGGCATTGGAGGCGGAAAACATGGTGGTGGACAcggcggaggtggaggtggcgaTTTTGGAGGCGGCTTCGGCGGAGATGGTGGCGGCCTGTCCGGTGGATCTATCGGAGGTCCCTTCGAAGGTGGCGCTCATTCAGGAGGTGGTGGTCATTCTGGAGGTGGCGGCTTGattggcggcggtggcggcgacttcttaggaggaggaggaggtcaTTCTGGTGGCAACGGAATTGGAGGTGGCCATGCTGGAGGCGGCGGAATCGGAGGTGGCCATTCTGGAGGCGGCGGAATCGGAGGCGGCCATTCCGGAGGCGGCGGAATTGGCGGTGGAGGTCCTGGTTTTGGAGGAATCGGAAGCGGTGGCAGCTCTGCATCGTCGTCGGCCGGAGTAAttggtggtggcggcggcggacaCGGAGGTGGCAAGCCTGGAGGTGGctacggcggcggcggaggtggCGGAGGCTTCGGACCAGGAGGAGGAATCGGTGGAGGTCACTCTAAAGGAGGTGGACACTCCGGTGGTCACTCAGGTGGCGGCGGAATTGGAGGCGGTCCCGGATTCGGAGGCCACTCAGGAGGCGGTATCGGTGGAGGTCCCGGATTTGGACCAGGCTTCGGTGGTGGCCAtatcggaggaggaggaggaggttcCGGAATCGGTGGAGGAGGCGGCCACTTAGGTGGTGGCTTCAGCGGTGGGCACGGACACAAGCACGGTGGCCATGGAGGTGGAGGATACGGAGGCGGAcatggaggcggcggcgggggATACGGAGGTGGAcctggcggcggtggtggcggagGTGGCGGATATGGAGGTGGCGGCGCCCACTCAAGCGCTTCCGCTTCAGCCAGCTCTTCTGCAGGAgctggtggtggcggtggctaTCATGGC CAAGTTCGCCGAGAGTCCGTCAGTTCCAGTTCAGACAACTCAGTGATCGCACATAGAATCCAGATCGATATCGATATGAAGACTCTCATTGTTCTTGCCCTGCTGGTGGCTGCTGCCTCGGCTTTGCCGCAATTCTTTGGTCCCGGAGGTCCCGGGGGATTTAGAGGGCCCGGCGGATTTGGAGGTCCCGGAGGATTCGGAGGACCCGGCGGATTCGGAGGCTTTGGGCCCTACGGAGGTGGTGGATACGGAGGAAACCCCTACGGAGGTGGATACGGAGGAAACCCCTATGGTGGATATGGCGGAAATCCCTATGGCGGATTTGGCGGAAATCCGTACGGAGGCTTCGGAGGTGGCCGTCATCGCCATCATGGAGGCGGTGGCCGTGGAGGTGGAATAGTTGCCCCCGTTGGTGTTGCCTCATCATCAGCTTCTTCGAGTGCCTCGTCCAGTGCTGGTGGCGGAGGAGCGTCCTCTTCAGCATCCTCATCGGCTTCATCGGCTGCCGGCG TAAAAGCCGCCGGCTGCCGGTGCAGGAACCAAGTGTTTGGACCACTCTCGAGGCGACAACAACCCAACATGAAACTATTCATCGCGCTCTCCGTTCTGGCGGCCGTGGCATCTGCCCTGCCGCAATTCGGCGGCGGCAACGCCAACGCCAATGCGAACGCTAATGCCAATGCTCAGGGATTCGGAGGAGGCCGTCAAGGATTCGGAGGTGGCCCAGGATTTGGTGGTGGTCCAGGATTCGGCGGTCGCCCAGGAGGTGGATTCGGTGGCCCTGGATTCGGCGGTCCTGGATTTGGCGGCGGCCCTGGATTCGGCGGCGGCCCTGGATTCGGTCCTGGATTTAAtcgtggaggtggaggtggattCGGCGGTCGCCCAGGAGGTGGATTCGGCGGCGGTGGATTCGGCGGTCGCCCAGGAGGTGGAttcggcggcggtggcggcggtggtggctcCGCTTCTGCTTCAGCGTCTTCTTCGGCGTCGGCTGCTGGCGGCGGTGGACGTGGAGGCGGTGGCTCTGCATCCGCATCCTCTTCATCCTCTGCTTCTGCCagcggtggtggcggtggaTTCCGCGGCTAA
- the LOC108076969 gene encoding pupal cuticle protein 36a-like produces MKFLALCIFLIFALVAVQAAPGGIRGGGGNFGNGGGVHGGGGPGFGGAGNTGGKAEANANASASAKSQGGPASANANASAVAQSQGGGHRG; encoded by the coding sequence ATGAAGTTCCTAGCACTCTGCATTTTCCTGATCTTCGCCCTGGTGGCCGTCCAGGCTGCTCCTGGAGGTATTCGCGGAGGCGGAGGCAATTTCGGTAATGGTGGTGGCGTTCATGGTGGTGGCGGTCCTGGATTCGGTGGAGCTGGAAACACTGGAGGAAAAGCCGAGGCCAACGCCaatgccagtgccagtgccaagAGCCAAGGCGGACCAGCCTCGGCCAATGCCAACGCCTCTGCCGTAGCCCAATCTCAGGGCGGTGGACATCGCGGTTGA
- the LOC108076974 gene encoding glycine, alanine and asparagine-rich protein-like: protein MKVFVVLAVVLAVAAAAPQFGAGGNANANAGASAQAQNQGGFGGGPGFGGQGGPGFGGQGGPGFGGRPGFGGGNNKHQGQGGNQGGFGGPGGFGGNQGGPGFGGNQGGPGFGGNQGGPGFGGGPGFGGNSEANANANAVANSQGNGFGGGSANANANASANSRGGGNSNANANASASSSSFGK, encoded by the coding sequence ATGAAGGTTTTTGTCGTTCTCGCCGTAGTCCTGGCCGTAGCCGCCGCTGCCCCACAGTTCGGTGCTGGTGGTAATGCCAACGCTAACGCTGGTGCCTCTGCTCAGGCTCAGAACCAAGGAGGATTCGGCGGTGGCCCAGGATTCGGCGGCCAAGGTGGCCCAGGATTCGGCGGCCAAGGTGGCCCAGGATTCGGCGGTCGTCCCGGATTTGGCGGTGGAAACAATAAGCATCAAGGACAAGGCGGAAACCAGGGTGGATTCGGCGGTCCAGGTGGATTCGGCGGAAACCAGGGTGGCCCAGGATTCGGCGGAAACCAGGGTGGCCCAGGATTCGGCGGAAACCAGGGTGGCCCAGGATTCGGCGGTGGCCCGGGATTCGGCGGAAACTCTGAAGCCAACGCCAATGCTAATGCCGTGGCTAACTCGCAGGGCAATGGCTTCGGAGGTGGAAGTGCCAAcgccaatgccaatgccagtGCCAACTCCCGCGGAGGTGGCAACagcaatgccaatgccaatgccagtGCCAGTTCCAGTTCCTTTGGAAAATAA
- the LOC108076886 gene encoding uncharacterized transmembrane protein DDB_G0289901, with amino-acid sequence MVPTGLIFLLTAGCVSLASAGFGFGFGGGSIGLGGNGGDSNVQGSLPGLSLGGSYNGAGSNEASIGLGGLSAGGTHSSASAGSLVKQAANGLLGVAGTGVNAVTSTGSTAASLGAKGASLGAQAVDKVASGLVGAATSGAGTGSNHAGHLSIGSTGNSNSGAGHLSLETSGATNSNYASLGAGHLSIGAKGNTGASSLHSNTGSASIGAGHLHIGTSGTTSSTTGSSGSNINAGHLSIGTTGSSALHSHSGSASHSAKISAGHDSIGSSSTGSGSAALQAGSAKITAGSSGSKVTGSLATESHGHAGHLNIEATGASSMHTSSSYHKTGSSKFTAGHVHYESSGSTFSGASKTGSGSASIGSGSGGLLSTGGSTGSGSASLGGSAQIKAEHSKIASTGAGASKTGSSSASQETGSAKISAGHSNIKASETSGSSTLHTGSGAASLGVGHLNIKTSSTGATNSGATTSGASHSAHLNIGNSGSTTSGSSAGSSGSASLGVGHLNIESSGSKDSSSSAGSGHLSIGSTGSTAGSHKISAGHMSIESSGNTGVGSLGLAVAHQATSVTHGVASGLLGASGSGASGHTGAGSLGLAGAHEAASVTHGVASGLLGAAAAGASALSPVSQGSSGTLSLGGSSATLIANDGSLSLGGSNGYHKGSVSLGGNGLNLGGNLGGNSGSAGLGLGGAHLGGSINRGAGLFLG; translated from the coding sequence ATGGTTCCCACGGGATTAATCTTCCTCTTGACTGCCGGCTGCGTGTCCTTGGCCTCCGCAggttttggctttggcttcggCGGTGGAAGCATTGGACTTGGTGGCAATGGAGGTGACTCCAACGTGCAAGGAAGTCTGCCTGGCCTGAGTTTGGGTGGTAGCTACAACGGCGCAGGATCCAATGAAGCATCCATTGGACTTGGAGGCCTTTCGGCTGGCGGCACGCACTCTTCGGCATCTGCCGGATCATTGGTGAAACAAGCAGCCAACGGACTGCTGGGTGTGGCAGGAACTGGTGTGAATGCTGTAACTTCTACAGGATCCACTGCGGCCTCTCTGGGTGCCAAGGGGGCCTCTTTGGGAGCTCAGGCGGTAGATAAGGTTGCCAGCGGGCTCGTTGGGGCTGCCACATCAGGAGCTGGAACTGGATCGAACCATGCCGGTCATTTAAGCATTGGTTCGACGGGAAATTCCAACTCTGGAGCTGGCCACTTGAGCCTTGAAACCTCCGGAGCCACCAATTCCAACTACGCCTCTCTAGGAGCGGGACATTTGAGTATCGGAGCGAAGGGAAATACGGGAGCCAGCTCCTTGCATTCCAATACTGGATCAGCTTCTATTGGTGCTGGTCATCTGCACATTGGAACCTCTGGAACAACGAGCTCCACTACGGGCTCTAGTGGATCCAATATCAATGCTGGTCATTTGAGCATTGGAACAACTGGTTCCAGCGCTTTGCATTCCCATTCCGGCTCAGCTTCACACTCTGCGAAGATCAGTGCAGGACATGACAGCATTGGATCTTCATCTACTGGCTCTGGCTCAGCTGCCCTGCAAGCTGGCTCTGCCAAGATTACTGCCGGATCCTCGGGAAGTAAGGTGACTGGCTCATTAGCTACTGAATCTCATGGCCATGCTGGCCACCTAAATATTGAAGCCACTGGAGCTAGTTCCATGCACACCAGCTCTTCTTATCACAAAACAGGATCTTCCAAATTCACAGCTGGTCATGTGCACTATGAGTCCTCTGGCAGTACGTTTTCCGGTGCATCAAAAACCGGTTCCGGATCTGCATCCATTGGATCAGGATCTGGAGGACTTTTGAGTACTGGTGGATCCACTGGTTCCGGATCTGCATCCCTTGGTGGGTCAGCCCAGATCAAGGCGGAGCACTCCAAAATAGCTTCAACTGGAGCTGGTGCCTCGAAAACTGGTTCCAGCTCGGCCTCCCAGGAGACAGGCTCTGCTAAGATCAGTGCTGGACATTCGAATATTAAAGCTTCTGAAACTAGTGGATCCAGCACATTGCACACAGGCTCCGGCGCTGCATCCCTTGGAGTCGGACACCTGAATATCAAGACTTCCTCTACTGGAGCCACCAATTCCGGCGCCACCACTTCCGGAGCATCGCACTCAGCACATTTAAATATTGGCAACTCGGGTTCCACTACCTCTGGTTCTTCGGCGGGATCTTCGGGATCGGCGTCTCTCGGCGTGGGACATCTGAATATTGAATCTTCTGGTTCCAAGGACTCCAGTTCCTCTGCCGGATCTGGTCATCTGAGCATTGGTTCAACGGGATCTACTGCAGGATCTCATAAGATCAGCGCCGGACATATGAGCATCGAATCTTCTGGAAACACCGGTGTCGGATCACTAGGCTTGGCAGTAGCCCACCAAGCTACCTCTGTGACCCATGGAGTGGCCAGCGGATTATTGGGAGCTTCTGGATCTGGTGCATCTGGCCATACAGGTGCCGGATCTTTGGGCTTGGCTGGAGCCCACGAGGCTGCATCTGTGACCCACGGAGTGGCCAGCGGATTATTGGGAGCGGCTGCAGCAGGTGCCTCCGCCTTGTCACCGGTTTCTCAGGGTAGTTCTGGAACCCTTTCGCTGGGAGGCTCTTCGGCTACCCTAATAGCTAACGATGGTTCTCTTTCCCTTGGTGGATCCAATGGTTATCACAAGGGTAGTGTAAGTCTAGGAGGAAATGGCTTGAACCTTGGCGGCAATCTAGGCGGAAATTCCGGAAGCGCCGGTCTGGGACTAGGCGGTGCTCACCTTGGGGGCTCCATTAACCGAGGAGCAGGACTATTCCTTGGTTAG